From uncultured Fusobacterium sp., a single genomic window includes:
- a CDS encoding Na/Pi cotransporter family protein, with amino-acid sequence MYFDIAFNVLGGLGIFLFGMDSMSSGMQKLAGQRLKKILALLTTNRVVAILMGMLVTMLVQSSSVSTVMTIGFVNASLLTLKQALGVIFGANIGTTITGWILVLNIGKYGLPMVGAGAILYMFLKGEKAKTRALTFMGLGMIFLGLQLMSNGLKPVRSMPEFVRLFSLFSADSYFGVLKVAFVGALITAIVQSSSATLGITITLAVQGLIDYPTAVALVLGENVGTTITAFLATLNANANAKRAAYAHTIINTIGVIWVTGIFPYYLDFLSNFGSPETNITMAIATAHTMFNVSNVIIFTPFIGILADFLTKIVKDDEKTSERITHIDELMLKTPSVVVGQTKTEVLTMGKNISEMFSTLKDIYQSNRSISEDEVKRMRKIEDDLDIYQKEITTANFIILNNKNITDNLKIDTKNNLEVCDEYETISDYLMRIISSLKRLQDNSIPLTEEEKNTLSTMNKDTEELFRNINTAYATKNKEMMIRSIEKANAITENYRIAKDKHLVNAGCHETPIAMLTTSYMDTLNYYRRVRDHIYNIIEGFEVYQY; translated from the coding sequence ATGTATTTTGACATTGCATTTAATGTTCTTGGAGGATTAGGTATATTTCTATTTGGAATGGATAGTATGTCTTCAGGAATGCAAAAATTAGCTGGACAAAGATTAAAAAAGATTCTAGCTTTATTAACTACTAATAGGGTTGTTGCTATACTAATGGGTATGTTAGTTACTATGTTAGTTCAATCTTCTTCTGTTAGTACTGTTATGACTATTGGATTCGTTAATGCATCTTTATTAACTTTGAAACAAGCTCTTGGGGTTATTTTTGGAGCTAATATTGGAACTACAATTACTGGTTGGATTCTTGTCTTAAACATAGGAAAGTATGGACTACCTATGGTAGGAGCTGGAGCTATCCTATATATGTTTTTAAAAGGTGAAAAAGCAAAAACTAGAGCTTTAACATTTATGGGACTTGGAATGATCTTCCTTGGGCTTCAACTTATGAGTAATGGATTAAAACCTGTTAGAAGTATGCCAGAATTTGTTCGTCTTTTCAGTCTATTTTCAGCTGATTCATACTTTGGAGTTTTAAAAGTTGCCTTTGTTGGGGCTTTAATTACAGCTATTGTTCAATCTTCTTCAGCTACATTAGGAATTACTATTACTCTTGCTGTACAAGGTTTAATTGATTATCCTACTGCTGTAGCTCTTGTGCTTGGAGAAAATGTTGGAACTACAATAACTGCTTTCTTAGCAACTTTAAATGCTAATGCAAATGCTAAAAGAGCTGCTTATGCCCATACTATTATTAATACAATAGGAGTTATCTGGGTAACTGGTATATTCCCATACTATCTTGATTTCCTTTCTAATTTTGGAAGTCCAGAAACAAATATAACTATGGCTATAGCAACTGCACATACAATGTTTAACGTATCAAATGTAATAATCTTTACTCCATTTATTGGTATTCTTGCTGATTTCTTAACAAAAATTGTTAAAGATGATGAAAAAACAAGTGAAAGAATTACTCATATTGATGAGTTAATGTTGAAAACTCCAAGTGTTGTAGTTGGACAAACTAAAACAGAAGTTTTAACTATGGGAAAAAACATTAGTGAAATGTTTAGCACTTTAAAAGATATCTATCAATCTAATAGATCTATATCTGAAGATGAAGTTAAGAGAATGAGAAAGATTGAAGATGACTTAGATATATATCAAAAAGAGATTACTACTGCTAACTTCATTATTTTAAATAATAAAAATATAACAGATAATCTAAAAATTGATACTAAAAATAACTTAGAAGTTTGTGATGAATATGAAACAATTAGTGATTACTTAATGAGAATTATCAGTTCATTAAAAAGACTTCAAGATAATAGTATTCCTTTAACAGAGGAAGAAAAAAATACTCTTTCTACAATGAATAAAGATACAGAAGAGCTATTTAGAAATATCAATACTGCTTATGCTACTAAAAATAAAGAGATGATGATAAGATCAATAGAAAAAGCCAATGCTATTACAGAAAATTATAGAATTGCTAAGGATAAACACCTTGTTAATGCAGGTTGCCATGAAACACCTATTGCTATGCTTACTACAAGCTATATGGACACTCTAAATTATTATAGAAGAGTTAGAGACCATATTTACAACATCATTGAAGGATTTGAAGTTTACCAATACTAG
- the rpoN gene encoding RNA polymerase factor sigma-54, with amino-acid sequence MDFSLKLKQNMKLILTQDMKLSMNVLEMSSTKLREFLEKEINKNPVLEIVYTPRSKFSDEETPSPLDFLSKEKSLFDFLEEQLAYLKLSKKFKEICHYIINNLDNRGYLTLSKNEIKKTFKLSTKELKEIFNVIYSLEPSGIGAENLKDCLKIQLTIKDKKDPLLFSLIDNYLEDLGNKNFKFIADNLHISIEKIKGYLTLLQTLDPIPARGYFVGNKTRYIVPDAKIEIVNKELKVTLNEEVFPKIKISSDASNKNNYQNALNLIKAIEKRYITLEKILNLLIIKQFEFFFFGKEHLKTLTLKDIATELNLHISTISRAIKEKFIDTPQGIIEIKSLFIASSESIVIKKLIEEFIHNENKYSPLSDEKISYLLKNKGFSLARRTVAKYRDELGILSTRERKIKI; translated from the coding sequence ATGGATTTTTCATTAAAACTTAAACAAAATATGAAACTTATTTTAACTCAAGATATGAAACTTTCTATGAATGTATTGGAGATGTCCTCTACCAAATTAAGAGAATTTCTTGAGAAAGAGATTAATAAAAATCCTGTATTAGAAATTGTTTATACTCCTCGTTCAAAATTCTCTGATGAAGAGACTCCTTCTCCTCTTGATTTTTTATCAAAAGAAAAATCACTTTTTGATTTTTTAGAGGAACAACTCGCCTATCTTAAATTATCTAAAAAATTTAAAGAAATCTGTCATTATATAATTAATAATCTAGATAATAGAGGATATCTTACTCTCTCTAAAAATGAAATAAAAAAAACTTTTAAGCTCTCTACAAAAGAGTTAAAAGAAATTTTTAATGTTATTTACTCTTTAGAACCCTCTGGAATTGGAGCTGAAAATTTAAAAGATTGTTTAAAAATCCAATTAACTATAAAAGATAAAAAAGATCCCCTCCTCTTCTCACTTATTGACAATTATTTAGAGGATTTAGGAAATAAAAATTTTAAGTTCATAGCTGATAATCTTCATATTTCTATAGAAAAAATTAAAGGATATTTAACTTTACTTCAAACTCTTGATCCTATACCTGCAAGGGGATATTTTGTTGGAAATAAAACTAGATATATCGTTCCAGATGCAAAAATTGAAATTGTTAATAAAGAATTAAAAGTAACTTTAAATGAAGAGGTATTTCCAAAAATAAAAATCTCTTCTGATGCTTCAAATAAAAATAACTACCAAAATGCCTTAAACTTAATAAAAGCTATTGAAAAAAGATATATAACTTTAGAAAAAATTTTAAATCTTTTAATAATAAAGCAATTTGAATTTTTCTTTTTTGGAAAAGAACATTTGAAAACCTTAACTTTAAAGGATATCGCTACTGAACTCAATCTACATATCTCTACCATTTCTAGAGCCATAAAAGAGAAATTTATTGATACTCCACAAGGAATAATAGAGATAAAATCTCTTTTTATAGCTAGTTCTGAATCTATTGTAATAAAAAAACTTATTGAGGAATTTATACATAATGAAAATAAATATTCGCCCCTTTCAGATGAAAAAATCTCTTATTTACTAAAAAATAAAGGTTTTTCTCTGGCAAGAAGAACAGTAGCTAAATATCGTGATGAATTAGGGATCCTATCCACTAGAGAAAGAAAAATAAAAATTTAA
- a CDS encoding toxin-antitoxin system YwqK family antitoxin — translation MREEAFFNRVVYGGIAYKVGESEPYTGKFICKYANEEIKEEEEYVNGIKEGKSVKYYPQGQIRESSEFIDGQLNGDFLQFYLNGQLEEYMMFKDDKINGEWVKYYEDGNIKMRAFFKNGKLNGKKMIYYPNGNIKESISFKNNLLHGKYIIYYENGNIESIRNYSNTLLNGKAEYYYENGELQIKEEYKDHVREGKYVKYYSNGIINAVGNFKDGKLAGEWSIFYENGKLLGNAYFIDGEISQEAS, via the coding sequence ATGAGAGAAGAGGCATTTTTTAATAGAGTTGTATATGGAGGTATAGCATATAAAGTAGGAGAAAGTGAACCATATACAGGTAAATTTATTTGTAAATATGCAAATGAAGAGATTAAGGAGGAAGAAGAATATGTAAATGGAATAAAAGAAGGTAAATCAGTTAAATACTATCCTCAAGGGCAGATAAGAGAAAGTAGTGAATTTATTGATGGACAGTTAAACGGAGATTTTCTTCAATTCTATCTAAATGGACAACTAGAAGAGTATATGATGTTTAAAGATGATAAAATCAATGGTGAATGGGTAAAATATTATGAAGATGGAAATATTAAAATGAGAGCTTTCTTTAAAAATGGAAAATTAAATGGTAAAAAAATGATATATTACCCAAATGGAAATATAAAGGAGAGTATATCATTTAAAAATAATCTTCTTCATGGGAAGTATATAATTTATTATGAAAACGGGAATATAGAATCAATAAGAAATTATAGTAACACTCTTTTAAATGGTAAAGCAGAGTATTATTATGAGAATGGAGAATTACAGATAAAAGAGGAATATAAAGACCATGTAAGAGAAGGAAAATATGTTAAATATTATTCAAATGGAATTATTAATGCAGTTGGAAATTTTAAAGATGGTAAACTTGCAGGAGAGTGGAGTATTTTCTATGAAAATGGAAAATTGTTAGGAAATGCTTATTTTATAGATGGTGAAATTAGCCAAGAGGCATCATAA
- a CDS encoding sodium:alanine symporter family protein: MESIRMVIDWVNNLLWGKNILVVMLIGTALYFTVRTRFMQFRLFGDIIRILKNNKTNDKDGVSSLETFFLGTACRVGAGNISGVVAAVSIGGPGALFWMWLVALLGASTSFVESSLAVIYRIKVKDGVYKGGTPWIIEKRLNMRWLGAIYVIASIICYVGVIQVMSNSVTESILSAYGNGINSFLQSTGIANIYGERADIRFVSIVLATIVTCIIFGKGKKDAIISALNKIVPVMAILYLLVVAYVIITNITGIPQMITNIFYQAFGGKEFLGGAVGGVIMQGVRRGLFSNEAGSGNSNYAAAIVDIEDPAKQGMVQALGVFVDTLVVCSATAFVILLADADKVAGFSGMTLFQEAMKTHVGWIGIPFTVVVLFFFSLSTILGVAYYGKNAMSFLSENETFDKLYHLLVVVMVYIGGIEQNFFVWSLADFGLGIMTVINIICIIPISKIAIDHLKAYEVKLKNNR; encoded by the coding sequence GTGGAAAGTATTAGAATGGTAATTGATTGGGTAAATAATCTATTGTGGGGGAAAAATATATTGGTTGTAATGCTAATTGGAACAGCATTATATTTTACAGTTAGAACAAGGTTTATGCAATTTAGATTATTTGGGGATATAATTAGAATATTAAAAAATAATAAAACAAATGATAAAGATGGAGTAAGCTCACTTGAGACATTCTTTTTAGGAACAGCATGTAGAGTAGGAGCAGGAAATATTTCTGGAGTTGTAGCAGCTGTTTCAATAGGAGGTCCAGGGGCACTATTTTGGATGTGGCTTGTAGCATTGTTAGGAGCATCAACATCTTTTGTTGAATCAAGTTTAGCAGTTATCTACAGAATAAAAGTGAAAGATGGAGTATATAAAGGTGGAACTCCTTGGATAATTGAGAAGAGATTAAATATGAGATGGTTAGGAGCAATATATGTAATAGCATCTATCATATGTTATGTTGGAGTTATTCAAGTAATGTCAAACTCAGTAACAGAGTCTATATTAAGTGCTTATGGAAATGGAATAAACTCTTTTTTACAATCAACAGGAATAGCAAATATTTATGGTGAAAGAGCTGATATAAGATTTGTTTCAATAGTTTTAGCTACAATAGTTACATGTATAATTTTTGGTAAAGGTAAAAAAGATGCGATAATCTCTGCTTTAAATAAAATTGTACCTGTAATGGCGATATTATATTTATTAGTAGTAGCTTATGTAATTATAACTAATATAACTGGAATACCTCAAATGATAACAAATATCTTTTACCAAGCTTTTGGAGGAAAAGAGTTTTTAGGAGGAGCTGTTGGTGGAGTTATAATGCAAGGAGTTAGAAGAGGACTTTTCTCAAATGAGGCAGGAAGTGGAAACTCAAACTATGCAGCAGCAATTGTAGATATTGAAGATCCAGCAAAACAAGGAATGGTTCAAGCTTTAGGAGTATTCGTTGATACTTTAGTTGTATGTAGTGCAACAGCCTTTGTAATCCTATTAGCAGATGCTGATAAAGTTGCAGGTTTCTCAGGAATGACACTTTTCCAAGAGGCTATGAAAACTCATGTAGGTTGGATAGGAATACCATTTACTGTGGTAGTATTATTCTTCTTCTCATTGAGTACAATATTAGGAGTAGCATATTATGGTAAAAATGCTATGAGTTTTTTAAGTGAGAATGAAACTTTTGATAAACTATATCATTTACTTGTAGTTGTAATGGTATATATTGGAGGAATTGAACAAAACTTCTTTGTATGGTCTTTAGCAGATTTCGGATTGGGAATTATGACAGTAATAAATATTATATGTATAATACCTATATCAAAAATAGCTATTGATCATCTAAAAGCTTATGAAGTGAAATTAAAAAATAATAGATAA
- a CDS encoding acylneuraminate cytidylyltransferase family protein, producing MYKGKKILAVIPARGGSKGVPLKNIINVGGRPLIHYSIQCAKGSKYIDRTVISTDDLLIKRVSEECGGDVPFMRPAELAKDTSKSIDALVHAVDTMNEMDGPYDYVVLLQNTVPLRKSWHVDEAIEKIFASEERSLVSVTEVEEHPILMRTLNEDDTVENLLHMNSTVRRQDFPKFYKVDGAIYIQKLDKDFNNDTSLNDGKLAYIMENKYSTDIDNYIDIKIVEYYLEKEREKEAEEMM from the coding sequence ATGTACAAAGGTAAAAAGATATTAGCAGTAATTCCAGCTAGAGGTGGGAGCAAAGGAGTACCACTAAAAAATATAATCAATGTTGGAGGTAGACCTCTTATTCACTATTCAATACAGTGTGCTAAAGGCTCAAAGTATATAGATAGAACAGTTATTTCAACAGATGATCTTTTAATAAAAAGAGTATCTGAAGAGTGTGGAGGAGATGTTCCATTTATGAGACCAGCAGAGCTTGCAAAGGATACTTCTAAGTCAATAGATGCTTTAGTTCATGCAGTAGATACAATGAATGAGATGGATGGACCATATGACTACGTTGTTTTATTACAAAATACAGTTCCATTGAGAAAAAGTTGGCATGTAGATGAGGCTATTGAAAAGATTTTTGCAAGTGAAGAGAGAAGTCTTGTAAGTGTTACAGAAGTTGAAGAACACCCAATATTGATGAGAACTTTAAATGAAGATGATACTGTGGAAAATCTACTACATATGAATAGTACAGTGAGAAGGCAGGATTTTCCAAAATTCTATAAAGTTGATGGAGCAATCTATATTCAAAAGTTAGATAAAGACTTTAATAATGATACAAGCTTAAATGATGGAAAATTAGCTTATATAATGGAAAATAAATATTCTACTGATATAGATAATTATATAGATATTAAGATTGTAGAGTACTATTTAGAGAAAGAAAGAGAAAAAGAAGCAGAAGAGATGATGTAA
- a CDS encoding oligosaccharide flippase family protein, protein MGKIIKNIGWLIFDRIFILVLQFFIGVKIANYYGSSSYGIYSFAVSIVAFSAIFFEILNSRVIKKYYDEENYHSVVYNVTFFRNMIAIVLFFFALVVGKFLNIDRTLYIILVLLCVDNILTTSTTGIENFFEYKLQARKIVVSNNIVKLVSYTLQYLGIVMQYSIIAVPVIRCIGSLIRMALLKYMYIKEYKKDKKGKLDKNLLHDMMKESFYLWASYISFLMYTQLDKIMLGVLLGKEEVGIYTIGVQLADIFAIMIVPMQTSLFPKMINLFKEDYREYIKFYLKSNVLITQLYILGCFSSIFVIRIVFPYIFSKDYLPAIMVYSILTLAVLMKANGALQTGHMTLKEITKKSFYKTTAGLGINAILNYILIKRFGINGAAMATAITQVFTIFIIDFFIKEYREQAVIQLKSFNSFYLIEILRKKL, encoded by the coding sequence ATGGGAAAAATAATAAAAAATATAGGTTGGCTGATCTTTGATAGAATTTTTATACTGGTTCTACAATTTTTTATAGGTGTAAAGATAGCTAACTATTATGGAAGTTCATCTTATGGGATATATAGTTTTGCTGTGTCAATAGTGGCATTTTCAGCTATATTTTTTGAGATTTTAAATAGTAGAGTTATAAAGAAGTATTATGATGAAGAAAATTATCATTCAGTAGTATATAATGTTACTTTTTTTAGGAATATGATAGCTATTGTACTATTTTTCTTTGCTCTTGTAGTGGGAAAATTTTTAAATATAGATAGGACATTGTATATAATTTTAGTTTTACTATGTGTTGATAATATTTTAACTACCTCTACAACAGGAATAGAAAACTTTTTTGAATATAAGCTACAAGCTAGAAAGATAGTAGTTTCAAATAATATTGTAAAACTTGTATCATATACTTTGCAATATTTAGGAATAGTGATGCAATACTCTATTATTGCAGTTCCTGTAATAAGATGTATAGGTAGTTTGATTAGAATGGCACTATTGAAATATATGTATATTAAAGAGTATAAAAAGGATAAAAAAGGGAAGTTAGATAAAAATTTATTACATGATATGATGAAAGAGAGTTTTTATCTATGGGCTAGTTATATTTCTTTTTTAATGTATACTCAGTTAGATAAAATAATGCTAGGAGTTTTATTAGGAAAAGAAGAGGTAGGAATTTATACTATTGGAGTGCAACTTGCTGATATTTTTGCAATAATGATTGTACCTATGCAGACTTCACTTTTCCCTAAGATGATAAATCTTTTTAAAGAGGATTATAGAGAGTATATTAAGTTTTATTTGAAAAGTAATGTATTGATAACACAACTATATATATTAGGATGTTTCTCCTCAATTTTTGTTATTAGAATAGTGTTCCCATATATTTTTTCAAAGGATTATCTTCCAGCAATTATGGTATATAGTATTTTGACTTTAGCAGTTTTAATGAAGGCAAATGGAGCTTTACAAACTGGGCATATGACATTGAAGGAGATAACTAAGAAAAGCTTTTATAAGACAACAGCAGGGCTTGGAATAAATGCTATACTAAATTATATATTAATTAAAAGATTTGGTATCAATGGAGCAGCAATGGCAACTGCAATAACTCAAGTATTTACAATTTTTATAATAGATTTCTTTATTAAAGAGTATAGAGAACAAGCAGTTATACAGTTAAAATCATTTAACTCTTTTTATTTAATAGAGATACTTAGAAAAAAATTATAG
- a CDS encoding glycosyltransferase family 52, whose protein sequence is MKILIVNTSYSFFLYLLLKKDWKDTYFLFGKMFPRAIFSNLEKKSRCRYSGYGVLKSLTRDGKGKVYQFLSYYYEIFYWHIYAFWLKLTVKNLEIYGNDSMDIALPFIDKFRYLIEDGTINYIDYQAPQRTLKEKIKLFFRGMYSTYIPFGKSKNIEKIYLTGIAEIPKSIEEKVEIIDLQKLWDRKTEEEKLEILEIFGFEKDILNQIKGRDEILLTQPLSEDEIMSEDEKLEIYKEIMKNYNSENMIIKTHPREKTDYRNCFSKALILDNVFPFEILLLMGIKFKRAVTIFSTAALGIGKDCKVDFYGTKINKKLLDKFGDISLESLNSK, encoded by the coding sequence ATGAAAATTTTAATTGTAAATACAAGTTACAGCTTTTTTCTATATTTGCTTTTAAAAAAAGATTGGAAAGATACATATTTTTTATTTGGAAAGATGTTTCCTAGAGCTATTTTTTCAAATTTAGAGAAGAAAAGTAGATGTAGATATTCAGGTTATGGGGTATTAAAATCATTAACTAGAGATGGAAAGGGAAAAGTATATCAATTTTTATCATATTATTATGAGATTTTTTATTGGCATATCTATGCTTTCTGGCTAAAATTAACAGTGAAAAATTTAGAGATCTATGGAAATGATAGTATGGATATAGCTCTTCCATTCATAGATAAATTTAGATATTTAATCGAAGATGGAACAATCAACTATATTGATTATCAAGCTCCACAGAGAACTCTAAAAGAGAAGATAAAACTATTTTTTAGGGGAATGTATTCAACTTATATCCCTTTTGGTAAGTCTAAGAATATAGAGAAAATATATTTAACAGGAATAGCTGAAATCCCTAAAAGTATAGAGGAAAAAGTTGAAATAATAGATCTTCAAAAATTATGGGATAGAAAAACAGAAGAGGAAAAGTTAGAGATATTAGAGATATTTGGCTTTGAAAAGGATATTTTAAATCAAATTAAAGGTAGAGATGAAATTCTTTTAACTCAACCACTATCAGAAGATGAGATAATGTCAGAGGATGAGAAATTAGAAATTTACAAAGAGATAATGAAAAATTACAACAGTGAAAATATGATAATAAAGACTCATCCAAGAGAGAAAACAGATTATAGAAACTGTTTTTCAAAGGCTCTAATTTTAGATAATGTTTTTCCTTTTGAGATTTTATTGTTAATGGGAATAAAGTTTAAAAGGGCAGTCACTATTTTTTCAACAGCAGCATTGGGAATTGGAAAAGATTGTAAAGTTGATTTTTATGGAACTAAGATAAATAAAAAGCTTTTAGATAAGTTTGGAGATATTTCGTTGGAAAGTTTAAATTCAAAATAG
- a CDS encoding peptidoglycan-binding domain-containing protein, whose product MIKEIIDFQEANLWKNINDGDTIKEIILIGKYIEVQGKEKSWEYLADINMKIVALKEINNEDRIKLENGKIYKIIGELKKYKTLENPKGSNQLKVKEIEKVEDENIYLDTLKRKEEILKRKKIDILGVIKKKIVKKEKINLLYIVSKNFILNNKKRDILNDLYLNESEKKNLKYNFGLDFENESNIIRMKLETSEFFDKKRVLSEIRKKQKNKKIDGLVFIKGGGNDLDYFDDIVFCEKIVELGVPFITAIGHTNDNDLLLSQLSDANYNTPTRLGIGFLEIYNSIYSENIKEELGSAKTKNVIFMFIIVILLGYSIFFTFFMKREVKEKNETTKIEEINREKNIKVEDIKKEEKNNTTKNTLKENLDNLKDKIIATEKKDSNNNQKNISIKKVENKGKKLVYSEDYLYTVLSWKGYRGERAIQEFQKANGMKVTGKVDENLLKKLGIKVEYK is encoded by the coding sequence ATGATAAAAGAGATAATAGACTTTCAAGAGGCAAACCTTTGGAAAAATATAAATGATGGAGATACTATAAAAGAGATAATATTAATAGGAAAGTATATTGAAGTTCAAGGAAAAGAAAAAAGTTGGGAATATTTAGCAGATATCAATATGAAAATAGTAGCTTTGAAAGAAATTAATAATGAAGATAGAATAAAATTAGAAAATGGAAAAATTTATAAAATAATAGGAGAATTAAAAAAATATAAAACTTTAGAAAATCCAAAAGGATCTAATCAATTAAAAGTAAAAGAGATAGAAAAAGTAGAGGATGAAAATATATACTTAGATACTTTAAAAAGGAAAGAAGAAATTTTAAAAAGAAAAAAAATAGATATATTAGGTGTGATAAAGAAAAAAATAGTTAAAAAAGAAAAAATAAATTTATTATATATAGTGAGTAAGAACTTTATTCTTAATAATAAAAAAAGAGATATTTTAAATGATTTATATTTGAACGAGAGCGAAAAAAAGAATTTAAAATATAACTTTGGATTAGATTTTGAAAATGAAAGTAATATCATAAGAATGAAATTAGAGACGAGTGAATTTTTTGATAAAAAAAGAGTTTTAAGCGAAATTAGAAAGAAACAAAAGAATAAAAAAATAGATGGTTTAGTGTTTATAAAAGGTGGGGGAAATGATTTAGATTATTTTGATGATATAGTTTTTTGTGAGAAAATAGTTGAGTTAGGAGTACCTTTTATTACAGCAATAGGGCATACAAATGATAATGATCTATTGTTATCACAATTGTCAGATGCTAACTATAATACACCAACAAGATTAGGAATAGGTTTTCTAGAAATATATAATAGTATATATTCTGAAAATATTAAAGAAGAATTAGGAAGTGCAAAAACTAAAAATGTTATTTTTATGTTTATTATTGTTATATTATTAGGTTATAGTATCTTTTTTACATTTTTTATGAAAAGAGAAGTAAAAGAGAAAAATGAAACTACAAAAATTGAAGAGATAAACAGAGAAAAAAATATTAAAGTAGAAGATATTAAAAAAGAGGAAAAGAATAATACAACAAAAAATACTTTAAAGGAAAATTTAGATAATTTAAAAGATAAAATTATAGCAACAGAAAAGAAAGATAGTAATAACAATCAAAAAAATATTTCAATAAAAAAAGTTGAGAATAAGGGTAAAAAACTTGTATATTCAGAAGATTATCTTTATACAGTTTTATCATGGAAAGGATATAGAGGAGAAAGGGCAATTCAAGAGTTTCAAAAAGCTAATGGAATGAAGGTTACTGGAAAAGTTGATGAAAACTTATTAAAAAAACTTGGAATAAAAGTAGAATACAAATAG